In one Candidatus Delongbacteria bacterium genomic region, the following are encoded:
- a CDS encoding DUF5011 domain-containing protein — protein MLKYLIRLSLLLALIPGFYTGLYAKSIDYSKLSREELIAMASGKSMPSQSTTEGGSFPDVNLTTQSGLGASGSFTWQILVNGVNLNLTIGVDEETASATILDSDWFGTETIVFKSTEVADPSNFGLHAVAYEVSPVNDNPTFTLSSATVVRNEDAGIVSIANFLTDISSGNSFEDNAGQTYLLSLDNISNPSHFTTLPNLIVNGNSATLEFRTKPDFFGDYNNIEINIIDSEGGVHTDVFDISILSVNDQPSFDLFGDIVLKPGQVYSQLAFASNFNRGDKLTAGFEVGQTLTFNTFGFNPALFAAIPSINSNGTFTCTVNGLVGSTTVSVSATDNGIPAQTSVVKSFNVIIAEDPVLNGIPDVSVNEIEADGVISSFNLVGDGYLTGGHNNTYSVVGNTNLNVTIDPLTSEVEISAPANWWGVEVLSFKVTTGSPDFKTSNDAIIVTVNNINDNPSFTRGSDINVNFGSYSELWATNITAGPYEGVASGDVLSFSITLDDNTGVVVPPSIDPNTGVLSFQINPLFSKTYTATVTLSDGQGGSYSINHLIIYVDDFQNPDLTFSRVGQTGDEYLNVLPIVFDLTLSEPVNRDVLLSDVNWIGTANINSATLNKNSELNYTLTIDGVSTDGSLMPSIAGGVFTDQASNSSNISSGPAFSVVYDSTDPVLTLSGDNPYTHERTFPFVDPGYSALDNIDGNISLLILRVGSVNDNVVGQYSLTYSVLDRAGNLTTVIRTVNVVDTNPPMMIISSPLESSRVCGDDTVICATDEPGIEYQAKIDSEIYVDIDPAGFDFSSLAGFQSLNVGDSFTLYVRAYDGQNEVIDSKSFVRSTKSNAITSFIFEKNNNDFPIVSDIIGVIVGNDITLTVPHGSAITELKPTITFSPFATIVPQNLQATNFTNSVNYSCTAHNGDVAVYTVYVVVLSNVVPQIISDSNISINEDTQVSISLNDLVVVDSDDLYPDEFSLQINPGANYTVSGSSVTPSLNYNGNLDVITRVYDGTDYSSFYHMNITVNAVNDIPVILSQNEIVFNEDNSYNLSLNDINVSDPDNNTSELTLHVNGGLNYSVVGTMVTPEQDFNGNLSISVYVEDINGGISNNYTLTATVLSVQDQLEITAYNPVDLFPNVFEAQNVIFDVTAIDVDNNPITYTWYLDGTMQLSGVVNNWNWLPDYNSSGMHIVTVSVSNGITTLEVNWSVNVQHVDRELEVDFVSHSSLNGNQWVTENVLIDEEEELLFNIAVLDPDFEYTNNKALDWNFVSNTGNNHTIVLLNSVLASSGVEQLETGDYVGVFYDRQGIDVCAGYSVYTSGSSIGIVAWGDDETTPNKDGFVEGEVMKFKIFNSSSGISSDAVVDFAPEGGVVSATSKYEKDGASELLYIVGLESSSGLTYSWKYDGNVVSNLNYYNLNPLNNTNGFHSLSLHVADIDGKKASVDYTWQITVNDVDFPINVTSLSYANLSSGVWNEIDKEVNEGENLSFSVLADDPDLHPLVYSWKLNGVEQSNTETYQFITGFTSDITSGNYVVALTLSDGEGKNTVSYNWNVVVKDVNQNIVVDSISPAVGVINVNEESADIQFEINAYDPDLVPLNYNWKLNNVDVSNSNQYLFDINYDASGVYELELQVSESAYNETLNYSWSIIVENVDRPIVVNSILPNNGGLVTINETEQIDFAIDAYDPDGNILAYNWKLDGIIVSNISTFTFETDYSSVGNYVLTLDVTDQTKKKFVEKNTLPTYTWQIVVNNLNQNIVVTNLSPNTGNVEIDENESLHLIFEGYDPDGSVLSYSWKVDNVGVSTNSEYVFTTDYNTAGSYTINLEVVENLDNETLNYQWNLTVIDIDQTIIVNSVVPNQGGTLNMLENSMMSFSIDAYDPDGNSLIYKWVLDENTVSTTASWDYFADYNSAGTHLLSLIVNDQFAKSTISYNWLIVVENVDRDIVVVGLSPANKVGEQWITEDQTINEGGSLIFTASAYDPDMSTKLAKDFNWSFTTTENNHMFIIPSASEVTIDGVLAEEGDLIGVFFIDNNQLKCAGYTTYHVGMNNAIVAWGDDLTTVGTKEGFADGETVNVRIFDISANLDLIGVPSYTEPGTGIASDKGMFRADGISEFTKIAGVNVDNTLQYNWFVNNELKHTGNIYTYYPQNNESGLKEVKLVINSDNKSSVTFDWEVTVNDVDFPIVVTDLTPANYVSGIWSPINQVINETEIVSFNVSAYDPDNNPLSIKWNVDGVEVSNEPQYDFISAYLSTDGYDEGNYLVTLDLADGEGKSTYTKTWSVVVNDMNQNLIVNSIVPAQGSYTIDEMEQIDFSIDVVDPDNSNISYSWKLDGVETSITSNYIFVTSYLSAGNYNVLLTVVEDGYNETLNYNWSIQVNNVDQNIVVNSLIPVNNSTIEIFENQDYQFSIDAYDPDNDELVYQWILDDELLNENSASYNYFADYESNGNHTLKLNVTDGSKSKKISKLKNSLSFEWYINVTNVDRPPVAQIENLNDSYPENSLIAFNVIGSDPDGDNIAYDIISGLIEGMNINSDGEFNWFVDYESAGTYNLTIRVSSESSITSGSILYVDLPLEIVITDVDQNIIVSDLSYSENLIGIDQTINETETLNFYIIASDPDNNPLEYEWKLDGAIVSSINTYDFITSYTSSGVYEVVLNVTDNYGTKSSFNANWTVTVNDVDQNIVIEELSFSDASFNPIDQEIVETENLAFFVVAVDPDQNNLDYEWRVGENLVSTDSQYLFETTYDSNDGFAAGNYVVTLMITDNFVSDNQMSTKSIINKEWNVHVLDNDRAPLFTSLPTLNPFNETDLVEFAVIANDPDGDIITYEAGTGFIDGMSINSQTGEFEWQTTYNSAGTYNIEIIAKSFGTELLETSAQLEINVNDVDQNIVITEINPSTGTLDPIDETETINFAVQAHDPDGNNVNFSWYVNNNLVSEISGTQTTFDFVTAYLPENGYSSGSYTIRLVMNDYIIKHKSLKTSRNFAELVWTVDVNNVDQGIVVESTEPSNASIVTILETESTLFKVVANDPDGNDLVYIWKIGDQIVGENSNQYQFETNYDSFGEYVLSVTINDGETTSKKSNRNQVVVSWPINVTENDRVPVAEIVGLTNPYNEGTNVEFSISASDPDQDNVITYEIIQGFETGMELNSTGNFNWSLDFNDAGNYDVVVRVNSFNGNSQSSLHVDLPLTLIVNDVDQNMTVEFFPVENELNINEGIGSFNFEVNAIDPDNNQITYEWYLDLGDGVYQMVGSDDLYSIKSVYNPNDEGLSAGSYKVKVIVSDNFGSKNVDGKEWNLTINNVDRAPVLDSLYDMTESEGNTLEFVLSAIDPDYEDQNLTYSIDDAPAGMVVDSETGNITWSIPMDAYDHMPDGYHLNATVTSVSGYDNTTVMSDTKIVNIYIIDVNDGLAVTVSPEPGVIEIDETEFIEFSATAETNDIAEDLTYKWTLNDRVLDNSENLYKFETNNSSSGEYKLELVVSDNHGLRAFDVPIDSTFTWTIKVKDSFGEHGIVEGTNIMYPGSNDDMFNAIKFNVSKYNNPKISIITVNGKSVKNLEIVGGFAYWTGKDSDGKKVGPGTYLYQFKADGVVKHGFVGVSR, from the coding sequence ATGTTGAAGTATCTAATAAGATTATCACTTTTGCTAGCTTTAATACCCGGTTTTTATACCGGGCTTTATGCCAAAAGTATTGATTATTCTAAGCTTAGTAGAGAAGAATTAATTGCTATGGCAAGTGGAAAATCTATGCCTAGTCAAAGTACAACAGAAGGCGGTTCTTTCCCAGATGTAAATCTAACAACACAATCAGGTTTGGGAGCTTCAGGAAGTTTTACTTGGCAGATTCTCGTTAATGGAGTGAATCTAAATTTAACCATTGGGGTTGATGAAGAGACTGCAAGTGCAACGATTTTAGATTCCGATTGGTTTGGAACTGAAACTATAGTTTTTAAATCAACTGAGGTTGCAGATCCTTCGAATTTTGGACTTCATGCTGTTGCATATGAAGTTTCTCCTGTAAATGATAATCCTACTTTTACTTTATCCAGTGCTACAGTTGTAAGAAATGAAGATGCTGGTATAGTTTCTATCGCTAATTTTTTAACAGATATATCTTCAGGGAACTCTTTTGAAGATAATGCTGGTCAAACATATTTACTTTCACTGGATAATATTTCTAATCCAAGTCATTTTACAACTTTGCCAAATTTAATTGTCAATGGAAATAGTGCGACTTTAGAGTTTAGAACTAAACCTGATTTCTTTGGAGATTATAACAATATAGAGATTAATATCATTGATTCTGAGGGTGGTGTTCATACTGATGTTTTTGATATTAGTATATTAAGTGTGAATGATCAGCCAAGCTTTGATCTATTTGGGGATATTGTATTAAAACCGGGACAGGTATATTCTCAACTTGCATTCGCAAGTAACTTTAATAGGGGAGATAAGCTTACAGCTGGTTTCGAAGTAGGTCAAACCTTAACCTTTAACACATTTGGTTTTAACCCTGCTTTATTTGCCGCTATTCCTTCCATAAACTCTAATGGAACCTTTACGTGTACTGTAAATGGATTGGTTGGCAGTACTACAGTAAGTGTATCGGCTACTGATAATGGTATTCCTGCTCAAACTTCTGTAGTTAAAAGTTTTAATGTTATTATTGCGGAAGATCCGGTGTTAAATGGTATTCCTGATGTTTCAGTTAATGAAATAGAAGCTGACGGAGTTATCTCCAGTTTTAATTTAGTTGGAGATGGATATCTTACTGGTGGACATAATAATACTTATAGCGTAGTTGGTAACACGAATCTAAATGTAACTATAGACCCATTGACTTCAGAAGTTGAAATATCTGCTCCTGCTAATTGGTGGGGAGTAGAGGTGCTTTCGTTTAAAGTTACTACTGGTAGTCCAGATTTTAAAACAAGTAATGATGCTATAATCGTAACTGTAAATAATATAAATGACAATCCAAGTTTTACTAGAGGATCTGATATAAATGTCAATTTTGGATCATATAGTGAATTATGGGCTACAAATATTACGGCAGGTCCATATGAAGGAGTTGCTTCAGGTGATGTGTTATCATTTAGTATTACCCTTGATGATAATACAGGTGTAGTAGTGCCTCCATCCATTGATCCAAATACTGGAGTTCTTTCTTTTCAGATTAATCCATTATTTTCAAAAACATATACTGCAACTGTTACTCTTTCTGATGGGCAGGGGGGATCATATTCAATTAATCATTTGATTATTTATGTCGATGATTTCCAAAATCCAGATTTAACTTTTAGTAGAGTAGGGCAGACTGGTGATGAATACTTGAATGTTTTACCAATTGTATTTGATCTAACTTTAAGTGAGCCGGTAAATAGAGATGTGTTATTGAGTGATGTAAATTGGATAGGAACTGCAAATATAAATTCTGCTACCTTAAATAAAAATAGTGAACTAAACTATACTTTGACTATTGATGGAGTGTCAACGGATGGTTCGTTAATGCCTTCTATCGCTGGAGGAGTTTTTACCGATCAAGCATCTAATTCAAGTAATATCTCATCTGGACCAGCATTTTCAGTTGTATATGATTCAACTGATCCAGTGTTAACTTTATCTGGTGATAATCCATATACTCATGAAAGAACATTTCCTTTCGTAGATCCTGGGTACTCTGCCTTAGATAATATTGATGGAAATATTTCTTTGTTGATTTTAAGAGTTGGTTCTGTTAATGATAATGTAGTTGGTCAATATTCTCTTACTTATTCAGTACTTGATCGAGCAGGGAACTTGACAACAGTAATCAGAACAGTAAATGTTGTTGATACGAATCCACCAATGATGATAATTTCATCACCTTTAGAAAGCTCTAGAGTTTGTGGTGATGATACCGTAATTTGTGCTACAGATGAGCCTGGTATTGAATATCAAGCTAAGATCGATAGTGAAATTTATGTTGATATTGATCCTGCTGGTTTTGATTTCTCTTCATTGGCAGGTTTTCAGTCACTAAATGTTGGTGATAGTTTTACTTTGTATGTGAGAGCGTACGACGGACAAAATGAAGTTATTGATAGTAAGAGTTTCGTTCGTTCTACAAAATCGAATGCAATTACGTCTTTTATTTTTGAAAAGAATAATAATGATTTCCCAATTGTGAGTGATATAATTGGTGTTATTGTAGGAAATGATATAACATTAACTGTTCCTCATGGTTCTGCAATTACAGAGTTGAAGCCTACTATAACTTTTTCTCCTTTTGCAACAATAGTACCACAGAACTTACAAGCAACAAATTTCACAAACTCAGTAAATTATAGTTGTACTGCTCATAATGGTGATGTCGCTGTTTATACCGTTTATGTTGTTGTTCTATCAAATGTTGTTCCACAAATTATCTCTGATTCAAATATCTCTATAAATGAAGATACACAGGTCTCAATATCTCTTAATGATTTAGTAGTCGTGGATTCTGATGATTTATATCCTGATGAGTTTTCTCTTCAAATTAATCCAGGTGCAAATTATACAGTATCAGGATCTTCTGTTACTCCAAGTTTAAACTATAATGGAAATTTAGATGTAATAACAAGAGTATATGATGGTACTGACTATAGTTCGTTTTATCATATGAATATTACTGTAAATGCTGTTAATGACATTCCTGTAATACTATCTCAAAATGAAATTGTTTTCAATGAAGATAACTCATATAACTTGTCTTTAAATGATATAAATGTATCAGATCCAGATAATAATACTAGCGAATTAACTCTTCACGTTAATGGAGGTCTAAATTATTCTGTTGTTGGTACAATGGTGACTCCTGAGCAAGATTTTAATGGTAATTTGTCGATAAGTGTTTATGTTGAAGATATAAATGGCGGTATAAGTAATAATTACACCCTTACTGCAACTGTTTTATCTGTACAAGATCAATTGGAGATTACTGCTTATAATCCTGTTGATCTATTCCCGAATGTTTTTGAAGCACAGAATGTGATATTTGACGTAACAGCAATTGATGTTGACAACAATCCCATAACCTACACATGGTATTTAGACGGTACTATGCAATTAAGTGGTGTTGTTAATAATTGGAATTGGTTACCGGATTATAATAGTAGTGGGATGCATATTGTTACTGTTTCAGTTTCAAATGGAATTACTACATTGGAAGTTAATTGGTCAGTAAATGTTCAACATGTAGATAGAGAACTTGAAGTCGATTTTGTTTCTCATTCATCTTTGAATGGAAATCAATGGGTAACCGAAAATGTTCTAATTGATGAAGAAGAAGAGCTTTTATTTAATATCGCTGTATTAGATCCAGATTTTGAATATACAAATAATAAAGCTTTAGATTGGAATTTTGTATCTAATACTGGTAATAATCATACAATAGTTTTATTGAATAGTGTACTGGCATCCAGTGGAGTAGAACAATTAGAAACAGGTGATTATGTTGGAGTGTTCTACGATAGACAAGGTATAGATGTTTGTGCTGGTTACAGTGTTTACACAAGTGGTTCAAGTATTGGAATAGTTGCATGGGGTGATGATGAAACTACTCCTAATAAGGATGGTTTTGTGGAGGGTGAAGTAATGAAATTTAAAATTTTCAATTCTTCATCTGGAATATCAAGTGATGCTGTCGTTGATTTTGCCCCAGAAGGTGGTGTCGTTTCTGCTACAAGTAAGTATGAAAAAGATGGAGCAAGTGAACTTCTATATATTGTTGGTTTAGAAAGTTCTTCAGGCTTAACTTATTCTTGGAAATACGATGGTAATGTTGTTTCCAACCTAAACTACTATAACTTAAATCCTTTAAACAATACAAATGGATTTCATAGCTTAAGTCTTCATGTTGCCGACATAGATGGGAAAAAAGCAAGTGTTGACTATACATGGCAAATTACAGTAAATGATGTTGATTTCCCAATTAATGTTACAAGCCTGTCATATGCAAATCTTAGTTCAGGTGTTTGGAATGAAATTGATAAAGAAGTTAATGAAGGTGAAAATTTAAGTTTTTCAGTTTTAGCAGATGATCCTGATTTACATCCACTTGTTTATAGCTGGAAACTAAATGGTGTAGAACAGTCTAATACTGAAACTTACCAGTTTATCACAGGCTTTACAAGCGACATTACTTCTGGTAATTATGTTGTAGCGTTAACACTATCGGATGGAGAAGGAAAAAACACAGTAAGTTACAATTGGAATGTTGTAGTAAAAGATGTTAACCAAAACATCGTCGTAGATTCTATATCCCCTGCAGTTGGTGTGATAAACGTTAATGAGGAATCAGCTGATATCCAATTTGAGATAAATGCTTACGATCCTGATTTAGTTCCACTTAATTATAATTGGAAGTTAAATAATGTTGACGTGTCTAATTCAAATCAATATTTGTTTGATATCAATTATGACGCAAGTGGAGTTTATGAATTAGAACTTCAAGTCAGTGAATCTGCTTACAATGAAACTTTAAATTATTCATGGTCAATAATTGTCGAGAATGTTGATAGACCAATTGTTGTTAATTCTATTTTGCCAAATAATGGTGGATTAGTTACTATCAACGAAACAGAGCAGATAGACTTTGCAATTGACGCTTACGATCCAGATGGAAATATTTTAGCTTATAATTGGAAACTTGATGGAATTATTGTTTCTAATATCAGCACATTTACTTTTGAAACTGATTATAGCTCCGTAGGAAACTATGTTCTTACTCTAGACGTAACAGACCAAACAAAAAAGAAATTTGTTGAAAAGAATACTTTGCCAACCTATACATGGCAAATCGTTGTAAATAATTTGAATCAAAATATAGTAGTGACTAATTTATCGCCTAATACAGGAAACGTAGAAATTGATGAAAATGAGTCATTGCATTTAATTTTTGAAGGATATGATCCAGATGGTTCTGTCTTAAGTTATTCCTGGAAAGTAGATAATGTTGGAGTATCTACTAATTCAGAATATGTATTTACTACTGATTATAATACAGCAGGTAGTTATACTATAAACCTAGAAGTTGTAGAAAATTTAGATAACGAGACTCTTAATTATCAATGGAATTTAACTGTAATTGACATTGATCAAACGATAATCGTTAATAGTGTTGTCCCTAATCAGGGTGGCACTCTGAATATGTTAGAGAATAGTATGATGAGTTTCTCTATCGATGCGTACGATCCTGATGGTAATTCATTGATTTATAAATGGGTTCTAGATGAAAATACAGTTTCTACTACTGCTTCATGGGATTACTTTGCAGATTATAATTCAGCAGGTACTCATTTACTAAGTTTAATTGTAAATGATCAATTTGCTAAATCAACCATTAGTTATAATTGGCTGATAGTTGTAGAAAACGTAGATAGAGATATTGTTGTGGTTGGTCTGTCTCCGGCAAATAAAGTTGGAGAACAATGGATAACTGAAGATCAGACTATAAATGAAGGAGGTTCTCTAATATTTACTGCTTCAGCTTATGATCCAGATATGTCAACAAAGTTAGCTAAAGATTTTAACTGGAGTTTCACGACCACAGAAAATAATCATATGTTCATAATTCCTTCAGCCTCAGAAGTCACTATAGATGGTGTTCTTGCTGAAGAAGGTGATTTAATTGGAGTTTTCTTCATTGATAACAATCAATTAAAATGTGCTGGTTATACAACTTACCACGTAGGAATGAATAATGCTATCGTCGCATGGGGTGATGATTTAACGACTGTTGGAACGAAAGAAGGTTTTGCTGACGGTGAAACTGTTAATGTAAGAATTTTTGATATAAGTGCCAATTTAGATTTAATAGGAGTTCCTAGTTATACTGAGCCTGGTACTGGAATTGCTTCTGATAAGGGGATGTTCAGAGCTGATGGAATTTCTGAATTTACAAAAATTGCAGGTGTAAATGTTGATAATACTCTTCAATACAATTGGTTTGTAAATAACGAATTGAAACATACGGGGAATATTTATACTTACTATCCTCAAAATAATGAGAGCGGTTTAAAAGAAGTAAAGCTGGTTATTAATAGTGATAATAAATCATCAGTTACTTTTGATTGGGAAGTAACTGTAAATGATGTTGATTTTCCTATTGTTGTAACAGATTTAACTCCTGCAAATTATGTGTCTGGAATATGGAGTCCTATAAATCAAGTTATTAATGAAACAGAAATTGTATCGTTTAATGTGTCCGCATATGATCCAGATAATAATCCATTGTCTATCAAGTGGAATGTTGATGGGGTAGAAGTGAGTAATGAACCTCAATATGATTTCATTTCAGCTTATTTATCTACAGACGGATATGATGAGGGTAATTATTTGGTAACTTTGGATCTTGCTGATGGTGAAGGTAAATCTACTTATACTAAAACATGGTCAGTTGTGGTCAATGATATGAATCAAAATCTGATTGTTAACTCCATAGTTCCTGCTCAGGGTAGTTATACTATTGATGAAATGGAGCAAATTGACTTTAGTATAGATGTTGTAGATCCAGACAACTCAAATATCAGCTATAGCTGGAAATTGGATGGTGTTGAAACTTCAATTACATCTAATTATATTTTTGTAACTTCTTATCTTTCTGCGGGAAATTACAATGTCTTACTGACTGTAGTTGAGGATGGCTATAATGAAACGTTGAATTATAATTGGTCTATCCAAGTAAACAATGTTGATCAAAATATAGTTGTGAACTCATTGATACCTGTAAACAATTCAACCATTGAAATATTTGAAAATCAAGATTATCAGTTTAGTATTGATGCTTATGATCCTGATAATGATGAACTTGTATATCAATGGATTCTAGATGATGAGCTTCTGAATGAGAATTCTGCTTCTTATAATTATTTTGCAGATTATGAATCAAACGGAAATCATACACTTAAATTAAATGTAACAGATGGTTCAAAGTCAAAAAAAATCTCAAAGTTAAAAAATAGTTTGAGTTTTGAATGGTATATTAATGTTACGAATGTTGATAGACCTCCTGTTGCTCAGATTGAAAATTTGAATGACTCATATCCTGAAAACAGTCTAATTGCGTTTAATGTAATTGGAAGTGATCCTGATGGTGACAATATAGCTTATGATATTATTTCAGGGTTGATAGAGGGTATGAATATAAATAGTGATGGTGAATTTAATTGGTTTGTTGACTATGAAAGTGCTGGAACTTACAATCTAACAATTCGCGTTTCATCTGAAAGTTCAATAACTTCGGGTTCTATACTATATGTAGATTTACCTTTAGAAATTGTAATTACTGATGTTGATCAAAACATTATAGTTTCAGATTTAAGCTACAGTGAAAATCTTATTGGTATTGATCAGACAATAAATGAAACAGAAACTTTGAATTTTTATATTATTGCATCTGATCCAGATAATAACCCATTAGAATATGAATGGAAATTGGATGGAGCAATTGTATCAAGTATTAACACTTATGACTTTATAACAAGTTATACATCATCTGGTGTTTATGAAGTTGTATTGAATGTTACTGATAACTATGGAACTAAATCATCGTTCAATGCCAATTGGACAGTTACGGTAAATGATGTTGATCAGAATATTGTTATTGAAGAATTATCATTCTCTGATGCTTCATTTAATCCGATTGATCAAGAGATTGTTGAAACTGAAAATCTAGCTTTCTTTGTTGTAGCTGTTGATCCAGATCAAAATAATCTTGATTATGAGTGGAGAGTTGGTGAAAACTTAGTATCTACAGATTCGCAATATTTATTTGAAACAACATATGATTCAAATGATGGCTTTGCAGCAGGAAATTATGTGGTAACTTTGATGATTACTGATAATTTTGTTTCTGATAATCAGATGTCTACAAAGAGTATTATAAATAAAGAATGGAATGTTCATGTACTGGATAACGATAGAGCACCGTTGTTCACTTCATTACCTACATTAAATCCATTCAATGAAACAGATTTAGTAGAATTTGCAGTTATAGCAAATGATCCAGATGGTGACATAATTACATATGAAGCAGGAACTGGATTTATTGATGGTATGTCAATTAATTCTCAAACTGGTGAATTTGAGTGGCAGACTACTTACAATTCAGCAGGAACTTATAATATTGAAATTATTGCAAAATCATTTGGTACTGAACTACTGGAAACTTCAGCTCAGCTTGAGATTAATGTGAATGATGTTGATCAAAACATAGTAATTACTGAAATTAATCCTTCAACGGGAACTTTAGATCCTATTGATGAAACTGAAACAATAAATTTCGCAGTTCAGGCTCATGATCCAGATGGAAATAATGTTAATTTCTCGTGGTATGTTAACAATAATCTTGTAAGTGAAATAAGCGGAACTCAAACTACTTTTGACTTTGTAACAGCATATCTTCCTGAAAATGGGTATAGTAGCGGTAGTTACACAATTAGATTAGTAATGAATGACTACATTATTAAACATAAGTCGTTAAAAACTTCCAGAAATTTTGCTGAATTAGTTTGGACCGTTGATGTTAATAATGTTGATCAGGGAATTGTTGTTGAGAGCACTGAACCTTCGAATGCATCAATTGTGACTATTTTGGAAACTGAAAGTACTTTGTTTAAAGTGGTTGCTAATGATCCAGATGGAAACGATCTAGTTTATATCTGGAAAATTGGTGATCAAATAGTTGGTGAAAACAGTAATCAATATCAATTTGAAACTAATTATGACTCTTTTGGTGAATATGTTCTAAGTGTAACAATTAATGATGGTGAAACTACAAGTAAGAAAAGTAATCGAAATCAGGTTGTAGTTTCATGGCCTATCAATGTAACTGAAAATGATAGAGTTCCAGTAGCAGAAATTGTTGGTTTAACTAATCCTTATAATGAAGGTACAAATGTTGAATTCTCTATTTCTGCATCTGATCCTGACCAGGATAATGTAATTACGTACGAGATTATTCAAGGTTTTGAAACTGGAATGGAATTAAATAGTACAGGAAATTTCAATTGGAGCTTAGACTTTAACGATGCTGGAAATTATGATGTTGTAGTTAGAGTAAATTCATTTAATGGAAATAGCCAGTCTTCACTTCATGTAGATTTACCTTTAACACTAATTGTAAATGATGTTGATCAAAATATGACAGTAGAATTTTTTCCAGTGGAGAATGAGTTAAATATCAATGAAGGTATCGGTTCATTCAACTTTGAAGTAAACGCTATCGATCCAGATAATAATCAAATTACTTATGAGTGGTATTTAGATCTTGGTGATGGTGTTTATCAAATGGTAGGTTCTGATGATCTATATTCTATAAAATCTGTTTACAATCCAAATGATGAAGGTCTTAGTGCTGGATCATATAAAGTTAAAGTTATAGTATCAGATAATTTTGGATCGAAAAACGTAGATGGAAAAGAGTGGAATCTAACAATTAATAATGTAGACAGAGCACCAGTTTTAGATAGCCTTTATGATATGACAGAAAGTGAAGGAAATACATTAGAATTTGTTCTAAGTGCTATAGATCCTGATTACGAAGATCAGAATTTGACTTATTCAATTGATGATGCACCGGCAGGAATGGTAGTAGATTCAGAGACTGGAAATATTACTTGGAGTATTCCAATGGATGCTTATGATCATATGCCTGATGGTTATCATTTAAATGCTACTGTTACATCTGTATCTGGTTATGACAATACTACAGTTATGTCTGATACTAAAATCGTTAATATTTATATTATTGATGTTAATGATGGACTAGCAGTTACTGTGTCTCCAGAACCAGGGGTTATTGAAATCGATGAAACAGAATTTATTGAATTTTCTGCAACAGCTGAAACCAATGATATAGCAGAGGATTTGACTTACAAATGGACACTCAATGATAGAGTTTTAGACAATTCTGAAAATCTTTATAAGTTTGAAACAAATAATAGTTCTTCTGGAGAGTATAAGTTAGAACTTGTTGTTTCGGATAATCATGGTTTAAGGGCATTTGATGTTCCAATTGATAGTACATTCACTTGGACAATTAAAGTAAAAGATAGTTTCGGTGAGCATGGAATTGTAGAAGGTACTAATATTATGTATCCGGGATCAAATGATGACATGTTTAATGCAATCAAATTTAACGTATCTAAATATAACAATCCAAAAATTTCAATCATTACAGTGAACGGAAAGAGTGTTAAGAATCTTGAAATTGTTGGAGGTTTTGCTTATTGGACAGGAAAAGATTCAGATGGTAAAAAAGTAGGTCCAGGAACTTACCTTTATCAGTTCAAAGCAGATGGAGTAGTTAAACATGGCTTTGTTGGAGTTTCAAGATAA